The following proteins are co-located in the Doryrhamphus excisus isolate RoL2022-K1 chromosome 3, RoL_Dexc_1.0, whole genome shotgun sequence genome:
- the sall2 gene encoding sal-like protein 1 isoform X1, translating into MSRRKQKRPRQFKNLRILEHGALNLAVKSHPFNPDSTPTTISQSKQSVDTIHSPGKAFRCREPSPSPNQPTSQFVKSSLTLDDPYFSPTSQTRPVQNPKSSPKVPHQDAIMASPKLGLSATTTSSSSSSSASICPPHPGSPSRVPEGPPSPVTPTPSPGVSSASVAPTRAQLSLALILEELRVLQQRQINQMQITEEICRQVLRLGGASYSIDTPTQQLLPPLPQLCLEDKRSNSPTTQPATTQPSTSVAPLLACFSTLLPSQVSNKPSKSSNALSQILQPCKPQPESTGGTSGAENYQPSDASTSIASSSYPLALSLALPNHYFHEKSPNNLNEHCGKSYLNASPNTQYALQSLTGGANASSTSSSGGSSRLQHVCRFCGKIFSGDSALQIHLRSHTGERPYQCPVCLSRFTTRGNLKVHFLRHREQNPELSLSLLPPSLFGVALRATDTSGGSSTSEKKAKFRPEEEVYGNDLEVSGTNSGFPVGATGGSTPCTLPLPPSVDLALISHSLLQLNRAAAVAAAVSIASGSSYSSPSTSVPASSLSNSLLSIPTLSSSSTISGLLKGAKQHHSDENTPPQAAILSPAAYSQLAHLPKLLFPAGSSTSVSSSATHSTLHPALGMLRSPLPSNAASHQPASTSLSHITFPFSPFHKVPSRAASTQSSVPSSVAISTPTSETSKLQRLVEKLEKAPPQWTTSSSTMEVQPSNTMASPGSSANSNFTHTSTSTTYVMASPPSSNLVSTSVSKFTRQMVAALGMGVSNANAIAGGLLPTLNIAPASNLATNQCGVCFRVLSCPRALRLHQATHLGERPFPCKLCGRSFSTKGSLRSHLATHHTRPPNARVQNSCPLCQRKFTNALVLQHHIRMHLGGQLPPEGADDSSYEMPSESDAKTLSQSDIKTSQPGNSKTLSPTSKPVDVVASPIPEPKPAEYDATHNKYGSSSPDLNPPSDLSPDPFMIITTQTPPPITDDDPPVLSASAPLPAEKDNQAQEDVCQEPAPFPDAPPHAPRSNQPNLQNTSTNSDPFAYSTVSSSKTVETQAESNSGVKSPQLMDEDKDTFCAPVTPKQDQTNIPEEYSTIMSASEAGDNIQGRDANRAATFGQNFNLDSFERDEPIEGVKMITGSKPSEAPDVSLLAPTLPSPIARPEKKTYCCAECGKAYASRSGLKGHMKHHGVVTKTTRPLPRSSRSCADPPQSSPVASLTIPATTSSAGFWNQYQAFLNNSPGSSDDPALASQGGKESGKPSGQSDMDAGAPEEAGS; encoded by the exons atgtcCCGACGGAAGCAGAAGCGACCCCGGCAGTTTAAGAACTTGCGGATACTGGAGCATG GTGCCCTTAATTTGGCGGTGAAGTCACATCCTTTCAACCCAGATTCCACTCCAACTACTATTTCTCAAAGCAAACAATCAGTGGACACTATCCATTCCCCTGGAAAGGCCTTCCGGTGTCGGGAACCTTCCCCGTCCCCGAACCAGCCCACCTCCCAGTTTGTTAAATCCTCCCTCACTCTTGACGACCCATATTTTTCTCCCACCAGTCAAACTCGACCTGTTCAGAATCCGAAGTCTTCTCCAAAAGTTCCGCACCAAGACGCAATCATGGCTTCTCCTAAACTGGGCCTGTCagccaccaccacctcctcatCGTCATCGTCCTCCGCTTCCATATGTCCGCCACACCCAGGAAGCCCCAGCCGAGTCCCTGAAGGTCCCCCAAGTCCTGTTACCCCAACACCGAGCCCAGGAGTGTCTTCCGCTTCGGTTGCTCCCACTCGGGCCCAGCTGAGTCTCGCCCTGATACTCGAGGAGCTTCGGGTACTCCAGCAACGGCAAATCAACCAGATGCAAATAACCGAGGAGATCTGTAGACAGGTTCTACGTCTGGGCGGGGCATCATATTCAATAGATACGCCCACCCAGCAGCTCCTCCCACCCCTACCTCAACTGTGTTTAGAAGACAAAAGGTCCAACAGTCCAACTACCCAACCAGCAACCACTCAGCCTTCAACATCAGTAGCTCCTCTCTTGGCGTGTTTTTCGACTTTGCTCCCCTCTCAGGTTTCTAACAAACCTTCAAAGTCCAGCAACGCCCTGTCCCAAATCCTGCAACCGTGCAAGCCGCAACCGGAAAGCACGGGAGGCACCTCGGGGGCTGAGAATTACCAACCTTCAGACGCTTCCACGTCTATTGCTTCTTCGAGCTACCCGTTGGCGTTATCATTGGCTCTACCCAACCACTATTTCCACGAAAAATCGCCGAATAATTTAAATGAGCACTGTGGCAAATCGTACCTAAACGCATCCCCAAATACCCAGTATGCTTTGCAGTCGCTCACCGGAGGCGCAAACGCATCATCTACCTCTTCGTCCGGCGGTTCTAGTCGTCTCCAGCATGTTTGCCGTTTTTGCGGGAAGATCTTCAGCGGTGATTCCGCCCTGCAGATACATCTGCGTTCGCATACCGGAGAACGGCCTTATCAGTGTCCCGTGTGTCTGAGTCGCTTCACGACTCGGGGTAACCTCAAGGTTCACTTCTTACGCCACAGGGAGCAAAACCCTGAACTGTCGCTGTCGCTGCTTCCGCCATCTTTGTTTGGAGTGGCGTTACGGGCCACGGATACGAGTGGCGGTAGTAGTACTTCTGAAAAGAAGGCAAAATTCAGACCGGAGGAGGAAGTTTATGGGAATGATTTAGAGGTCAGCGGGACAAATAGTGGGTTCCCGGTTGGGGCAACAGGAGGTTCGACTCCTTGTACGTTACCTCTGCCTCCGAGTGTGGATCTGGCTTTGATTTCACATTCCTTACTGCAACTTAATCGAGCGGCGGCTGTTGCAGCGGCGGTCTCCATCGCCTCCGGGTCATCTTACTCCTCCCCCTCCACTTCGGTACCCGCTTCTTCATTGTCCAATTCCCTACTTTCCATTCCCACTTTATCTTCATCTTCGACGATCTCAGGGTTGTTGAAGGGTGCAAAACAGCATCACTCCGATGAAAACACACCTCCTCAAGCTGCCATTTTGTCTCCTGCGGCTTACTCCCAGCTAGCACATCTCCCAAAACTCCTATTCCCGGCCGGTTCCTCTACATCCGTTTCCAGCAGTGCCACACACTCAACACTCCATCCCGCTTTGGGGATGCTACGTTCTCCGCTACCATCAAATGCAGCATCGCACCAACCAGCTTCTACCAGCCTTTCGCATATCACGTTCCCGTTTTCGCCCTTTCATAAAGTGCCAAGCCGAGCCGCGAGCACTCAGAGTTCCGTACCGTCCTCCGTAGCTATCTCCACACCAACATCTGAAACATCTAAGCTACAGCGGTTGGTAGAAAAGCTAGAAAAAGCACCTCCTCAATGGACGACTTCTTCTTCTACAATGGAGGTCCAACCAAGCAACACTATGGCGTCTCCAGGAAGTTCAGCTAACAGTAACTTCACACATACTAGCACCTCCACTACATACGTTATGGCATCTCCGCCATCTTCTAATCTTGTTTCCACATCAGTTTCAAAGTTCACACGTCAAATGGTTGCCGCGCTCGGTATGGGTGTGAGTAATGCCAACGCCATCGCAGGGGGTTTGCTACCGACGCTAAACATCGCTCCAGCTAGTAACCTAGCAACCAATCAATGCGGTGTTTGTTTTCGGGTTCTGAGCTGCCCGAGAGCTCTTCGCTTACACCAAGCGACTCACCTCGGGGAACGTCCTTTCCCGTGTAAGTTGTGCGGAAGATCCTTCTCGACTAAAGGTAGCCTACGCTCACATCTGGCAACCCATCACACACGTCCGCCGAACGCTCGAGTCCAGAACTCCTGTCCGTTGTGTCAACGTAAATTCACCAACGCTCTCGTGCTTCAGCATCACATCCGTATGCATCTTGGAGGACAACTGCCGCCAGAAGGTGCTGATGATTCCAGCTACGAGATGCCATCTGAATCCGACGCTAAAACTTTGTCGCAGTCCGACATCAAAACATCTCAACCCGGCAACTCGAAGACTCTATCCCCGACTTCAAAGCCTGTAGACGTCGTCGCAAGTCCCATTCCTGAGCCTAAACCCGCTGAATATGACGCAACCCATAACAAATATGGATCCTCCAGCCCAGACCTGAACCCCCCGTCTGATCTAAGCCCGGACCCCTTCATGATTATCACAACACAAACTCCACCGCCAATTACCGATGATGACCCCCCTGTTCTTAGTGCCAGTGCGCCACTCCCAGCTGAAAAAGATAACCAAGCTCAAGAAGATGTTTGTCAGGAACCCGCTCCATTTCCTGACGCCCCCCCCCATGCCCCAAGGTCAAATCAACCAAATCTACAAAACACATCCACTAATTCCGACCCATTCGCTTACAGTACGGTTTCTTCCTCAAAAACTGTAGAAACTCAAGCGGAATCAAACTCCGGGGTGAAGTCACCTCAACTTATGGATGAAGACAAAGATACATTTTGTGCCCCGGTGACACCAAAGCAAGACCAAACAAATATTCCAGAGGAGTACTCCACAATAATGTCCGCCTCAGAAGCCGGTGACAATATTCAAGGACGAGATGCTAACAGGGCGGCAACTTTTGGTCAGAATTTTAATTTGGATTCATTTGAGAGGGACGAACCAATAGAAGGTGTGAAGATGATTACTGGATCGAAACCAAGTGAAGCACCCGACGTTTCTCTCCTAGCACCGACCCTCCCGTCACCTATAGCTCGACCTGAGAAGAAGACGTATTGTTGTGCTGAATGTGGAAAAGCATACGCCAGTCGCAGCGGGCTGAAG GGCCACATGAAACACCACGGCGTCGTAACCAAAACAACCCGTCCTCTACCCCGCAGTAGCCGTTCATGCGCCGACCCACCACAGTCCTCACCTGTAGCTTCCTTGACGATTCCGGCCACCACCAGCTCAGCGGGATTCTGGAACCAGTACCAAGCCTTCCTCAACAACAGTCCCGGGTCAAGTGATGATCCCGCTCTTGCCAGTCAGGGGGGGAAAGAGTCTGGAAAGCCTTCCGGGCAGTCCGACATGGATGCAGGGGCTCCCGAAGAGGCAGGATCCTAA
- the sall2 gene encoding sal-like protein 1 isoform X2, whose amino-acid sequence MASPKLGLSATTTSSSSSSSASICPPHPGSPSRVPEGPPSPVTPTPSPGVSSASVAPTRAQLSLALILEELRVLQQRQINQMQITEEICRQVLRLGGASYSIDTPTQQLLPPLPQLCLEDKRSNSPTTQPATTQPSTSVAPLLACFSTLLPSQVSNKPSKSSNALSQILQPCKPQPESTGGTSGAENYQPSDASTSIASSSYPLALSLALPNHYFHEKSPNNLNEHCGKSYLNASPNTQYALQSLTGGANASSTSSSGGSSRLQHVCRFCGKIFSGDSALQIHLRSHTGERPYQCPVCLSRFTTRGNLKVHFLRHREQNPELSLSLLPPSLFGVALRATDTSGGSSTSEKKAKFRPEEEVYGNDLEVSGTNSGFPVGATGGSTPCTLPLPPSVDLALISHSLLQLNRAAAVAAAVSIASGSSYSSPSTSVPASSLSNSLLSIPTLSSSSTISGLLKGAKQHHSDENTPPQAAILSPAAYSQLAHLPKLLFPAGSSTSVSSSATHSTLHPALGMLRSPLPSNAASHQPASTSLSHITFPFSPFHKVPSRAASTQSSVPSSVAISTPTSETSKLQRLVEKLEKAPPQWTTSSSTMEVQPSNTMASPGSSANSNFTHTSTSTTYVMASPPSSNLVSTSVSKFTRQMVAALGMGVSNANAIAGGLLPTLNIAPASNLATNQCGVCFRVLSCPRALRLHQATHLGERPFPCKLCGRSFSTKGSLRSHLATHHTRPPNARVQNSCPLCQRKFTNALVLQHHIRMHLGGQLPPEGADDSSYEMPSESDAKTLSQSDIKTSQPGNSKTLSPTSKPVDVVASPIPEPKPAEYDATHNKYGSSSPDLNPPSDLSPDPFMIITTQTPPPITDDDPPVLSASAPLPAEKDNQAQEDVCQEPAPFPDAPPHAPRSNQPNLQNTSTNSDPFAYSTVSSSKTVETQAESNSGVKSPQLMDEDKDTFCAPVTPKQDQTNIPEEYSTIMSASEAGDNIQGRDANRAATFGQNFNLDSFERDEPIEGVKMITGSKPSEAPDVSLLAPTLPSPIARPEKKTYCCAECGKAYASRSGLKGHMKHHGVVTKTTRPLPRSSRSCADPPQSSPVASLTIPATTSSAGFWNQYQAFLNNSPGSSDDPALASQGGKESGKPSGQSDMDAGAPEEAGS is encoded by the exons ATGGCTTCTCCTAAACTGGGCCTGTCagccaccaccacctcctcatCGTCATCGTCCTCCGCTTCCATATGTCCGCCACACCCAGGAAGCCCCAGCCGAGTCCCTGAAGGTCCCCCAAGTCCTGTTACCCCAACACCGAGCCCAGGAGTGTCTTCCGCTTCGGTTGCTCCCACTCGGGCCCAGCTGAGTCTCGCCCTGATACTCGAGGAGCTTCGGGTACTCCAGCAACGGCAAATCAACCAGATGCAAATAACCGAGGAGATCTGTAGACAGGTTCTACGTCTGGGCGGGGCATCATATTCAATAGATACGCCCACCCAGCAGCTCCTCCCACCCCTACCTCAACTGTGTTTAGAAGACAAAAGGTCCAACAGTCCAACTACCCAACCAGCAACCACTCAGCCTTCAACATCAGTAGCTCCTCTCTTGGCGTGTTTTTCGACTTTGCTCCCCTCTCAGGTTTCTAACAAACCTTCAAAGTCCAGCAACGCCCTGTCCCAAATCCTGCAACCGTGCAAGCCGCAACCGGAAAGCACGGGAGGCACCTCGGGGGCTGAGAATTACCAACCTTCAGACGCTTCCACGTCTATTGCTTCTTCGAGCTACCCGTTGGCGTTATCATTGGCTCTACCCAACCACTATTTCCACGAAAAATCGCCGAATAATTTAAATGAGCACTGTGGCAAATCGTACCTAAACGCATCCCCAAATACCCAGTATGCTTTGCAGTCGCTCACCGGAGGCGCAAACGCATCATCTACCTCTTCGTCCGGCGGTTCTAGTCGTCTCCAGCATGTTTGCCGTTTTTGCGGGAAGATCTTCAGCGGTGATTCCGCCCTGCAGATACATCTGCGTTCGCATACCGGAGAACGGCCTTATCAGTGTCCCGTGTGTCTGAGTCGCTTCACGACTCGGGGTAACCTCAAGGTTCACTTCTTACGCCACAGGGAGCAAAACCCTGAACTGTCGCTGTCGCTGCTTCCGCCATCTTTGTTTGGAGTGGCGTTACGGGCCACGGATACGAGTGGCGGTAGTAGTACTTCTGAAAAGAAGGCAAAATTCAGACCGGAGGAGGAAGTTTATGGGAATGATTTAGAGGTCAGCGGGACAAATAGTGGGTTCCCGGTTGGGGCAACAGGAGGTTCGACTCCTTGTACGTTACCTCTGCCTCCGAGTGTGGATCTGGCTTTGATTTCACATTCCTTACTGCAACTTAATCGAGCGGCGGCTGTTGCAGCGGCGGTCTCCATCGCCTCCGGGTCATCTTACTCCTCCCCCTCCACTTCGGTACCCGCTTCTTCATTGTCCAATTCCCTACTTTCCATTCCCACTTTATCTTCATCTTCGACGATCTCAGGGTTGTTGAAGGGTGCAAAACAGCATCACTCCGATGAAAACACACCTCCTCAAGCTGCCATTTTGTCTCCTGCGGCTTACTCCCAGCTAGCACATCTCCCAAAACTCCTATTCCCGGCCGGTTCCTCTACATCCGTTTCCAGCAGTGCCACACACTCAACACTCCATCCCGCTTTGGGGATGCTACGTTCTCCGCTACCATCAAATGCAGCATCGCACCAACCAGCTTCTACCAGCCTTTCGCATATCACGTTCCCGTTTTCGCCCTTTCATAAAGTGCCAAGCCGAGCCGCGAGCACTCAGAGTTCCGTACCGTCCTCCGTAGCTATCTCCACACCAACATCTGAAACATCTAAGCTACAGCGGTTGGTAGAAAAGCTAGAAAAAGCACCTCCTCAATGGACGACTTCTTCTTCTACAATGGAGGTCCAACCAAGCAACACTATGGCGTCTCCAGGAAGTTCAGCTAACAGTAACTTCACACATACTAGCACCTCCACTACATACGTTATGGCATCTCCGCCATCTTCTAATCTTGTTTCCACATCAGTTTCAAAGTTCACACGTCAAATGGTTGCCGCGCTCGGTATGGGTGTGAGTAATGCCAACGCCATCGCAGGGGGTTTGCTACCGACGCTAAACATCGCTCCAGCTAGTAACCTAGCAACCAATCAATGCGGTGTTTGTTTTCGGGTTCTGAGCTGCCCGAGAGCTCTTCGCTTACACCAAGCGACTCACCTCGGGGAACGTCCTTTCCCGTGTAAGTTGTGCGGAAGATCCTTCTCGACTAAAGGTAGCCTACGCTCACATCTGGCAACCCATCACACACGTCCGCCGAACGCTCGAGTCCAGAACTCCTGTCCGTTGTGTCAACGTAAATTCACCAACGCTCTCGTGCTTCAGCATCACATCCGTATGCATCTTGGAGGACAACTGCCGCCAGAAGGTGCTGATGATTCCAGCTACGAGATGCCATCTGAATCCGACGCTAAAACTTTGTCGCAGTCCGACATCAAAACATCTCAACCCGGCAACTCGAAGACTCTATCCCCGACTTCAAAGCCTGTAGACGTCGTCGCAAGTCCCATTCCTGAGCCTAAACCCGCTGAATATGACGCAACCCATAACAAATATGGATCCTCCAGCCCAGACCTGAACCCCCCGTCTGATCTAAGCCCGGACCCCTTCATGATTATCACAACACAAACTCCACCGCCAATTACCGATGATGACCCCCCTGTTCTTAGTGCCAGTGCGCCACTCCCAGCTGAAAAAGATAACCAAGCTCAAGAAGATGTTTGTCAGGAACCCGCTCCATTTCCTGACGCCCCCCCCCATGCCCCAAGGTCAAATCAACCAAATCTACAAAACACATCCACTAATTCCGACCCATTCGCTTACAGTACGGTTTCTTCCTCAAAAACTGTAGAAACTCAAGCGGAATCAAACTCCGGGGTGAAGTCACCTCAACTTATGGATGAAGACAAAGATACATTTTGTGCCCCGGTGACACCAAAGCAAGACCAAACAAATATTCCAGAGGAGTACTCCACAATAATGTCCGCCTCAGAAGCCGGTGACAATATTCAAGGACGAGATGCTAACAGGGCGGCAACTTTTGGTCAGAATTTTAATTTGGATTCATTTGAGAGGGACGAACCAATAGAAGGTGTGAAGATGATTACTGGATCGAAACCAAGTGAAGCACCCGACGTTTCTCTCCTAGCACCGACCCTCCCGTCACCTATAGCTCGACCTGAGAAGAAGACGTATTGTTGTGCTGAATGTGGAAAAGCATACGCCAGTCGCAGCGGGCTGAAG GGCCACATGAAACACCACGGCGTCGTAACCAAAACAACCCGTCCTCTACCCCGCAGTAGCCGTTCATGCGCCGACCCACCACAGTCCTCACCTGTAGCTTCCTTGACGATTCCGGCCACCACCAGCTCAGCGGGATTCTGGAACCAGTACCAAGCCTTCCTCAACAACAGTCCCGGGTCAAGTGATGATCCCGCTCTTGCCAGTCAGGGGGGGAAAGAGTCTGGAAAGCCTTCCGGGCAGTCCGACATGGATGCAGGGGCTCCCGAAGAGGCAGGATCCTAA